The Macadamia integrifolia cultivar HAES 741 unplaced genomic scaffold, SCU_Mint_v3 scaffold2077, whole genome shotgun sequence genome includes a window with the following:
- the LOC122065633 gene encoding 7-deoxyloganetin glucosyltransferase-like — protein sequence MDSVIVEEKKFHAVCIPAPAQGHINPMLKVAKLLHHRGFHITFVNTEFIYKRILKSRGPDSVKGLPDFQFETIPDGLPPSDIDANQDVPALFQSTSTTCLVPFRKLLSKLNTTADIPPVSCIVSDGIMSFTLEAAEVIGVPEVLFWPTSACSFLGCMHYPHLMERGLTPLKDSSYLINGYLDTPIDWIPGMKDIRLRDITSFVRTTDPNDIMLNFIKDEAVRAKKAAAVILNTFDALEHNALKALSVMLPRVYSIGPLQLLLNQIQDDGSKSIGFMNLWREEPECLNWLNLKEPGSVLYVNFGSVTVITPQQLVEFAWGLANSEQNFLWIIRPGLVEGDSAVLPSEFVTRTKERGILASWCPQEEVLNHPAVGCFLTHSGWNSTLESICGGVPVLCWPFFADQLTICRYSCVHWGIGDEINNDVKREDVEVNVREMMVGERGKVMKMKAMEWKKRAEEAIAPGGSSNVHFDEVVNQVLLATRN from the exons ATGGATTCTGTTATAGTGGAGGAGAAGAAGTTTCATGCGGTTTGCATACCCGCCCCAGCCCAGGGCCACATAAACCCCATGCTTAAGGTAGCAAAGCTTCTCCACCACAGAGGCTTCCACATCACCTTCGTCAACACTGAATTCATCTACAAACGCATACTCAAGTCAAGAGGCCCTGATTCTGTCAAGGGCTTACCTGACTTCCAATTTGAGACTATCCCGGACGGTCTCCCACCTTCTGATATAGATGCCAACCAAGATGTCCCAGCCCTCTTTCAGTCTACAAGCACCACTTGCTTAGTTCCCTTCCGCAAGCTTCTCTCCAAACTCAACACCACTGCCGACATCCCTCCAGTGAGTTGCATAGTCTCTGATGGTATCATGAGCTTCACCCTCGAAGCTGCTGAGGTAATTGGAGTCCCTGAAGTATTGTTCTGGCCGACCAGCGCCTGTAGCTTCTTAGGCTGCATGCACTATCCCCATCTCATGGAAAGAGGCCTTACTCCGCTCAAAG ATTCAAGCTACTTGATAAATGGGTATTTAGACACCCCCATTGATTGGATCCCAGGAATGAAAGATATCCGTTTGAGAGATATTACTAGTTTCGTTCGAACCACGGATCCAAACGATATCATGCTCAACTTCATCAAAGATGAAGCGGTCAGAGCTAAAAAAGCTGCGGCGGTCATATTAAATACCTTCGATGCCCTAGAGCATAACGCCTTGAAAGCACTCTCTGTAATGTTGCCGCGCGTTTACAGCATTGGTCCTCTTCAATTGCTGCTGAACCAGATTCAAGACGACGGTTCAAAGTCAATCGGGTTCATGAATTTGTGGAGAGAAGAACCGGAGTGTCTTAATTGGCTCAATTTAAAAGAACCCGGTTCGGTGCTTTATGTGAACTTCGGGAGCGTCACGGTTATAACACCTCAGCAACTGGTAGAGTTCGCATGGGGGCTCGCTAATAGCGAGCAGAACTTTTTGTGGATCATAAGACCTGGCCTAGTGGAGGGAGACTCGGCGGTGTTGCCGTCCGAGTTTGTGACTCGAACCAAAGAGAGAGGCATTCTGGCGAGTTGGTGTCCACAGGAGGAAGTGCTCAACCACCCAGCCGTGGGTTGTTTCTTGACGCACAGTGGTTGGAACTCCACACTTGAGAGCATATGCGGTGGGGTGCCCGTGTTGTGTTGGCCGTTCTTCGCCGATCAACTGACGATCTGCCGGTATTCGTGCGTTCATTGGGGGATCGGCGACGAGATCAACAATGACGTGAAGCGGGAAGACGTTGAGGTGAATGTGAGGGAAATGATGGTGGGAGAAAGGGGAAaggtgatgaagatgaaagccATGGAATGGAAGAAGAGAGCAGAGGAGGCCATTGCCCCTGGTGGGTCATCCAACGTCCATTTTGATGAGGTGGTAAATCAAGTGCTTCTGGCCACTCGCAACTAA